The Agromyces mariniharenae genome includes a window with the following:
- a CDS encoding pyrimidine reductase family protein gives MSAPTREQLLEAYAIDDRATPAVRMNFVMSLDGAVTLEGRSGGLGDEHDRLAMQVLRTLADVVLIGAGTVRVEGYGGLQVGEADAAWRRANGLAAQPRVAVVSSRLDLSPGHPFFADAVERPIVVTHAAAPADRREALAEVADVLVGGAASVDVREMVDALAEAGLPQVLCEGGPHLFGSLIEADRVDELCLSLSPLLVAGAAGRIVRGAPEVERAMRLVHAIPAGDLLLLRYSRRR, from the coding sequence ATGAGCGCACCGACGCGGGAGCAGCTGCTCGAGGCCTACGCGATCGACGACCGGGCAACGCCCGCCGTGCGCATGAACTTCGTGATGAGCCTCGACGGGGCCGTCACGCTCGAGGGTCGCAGCGGCGGCCTGGGCGACGAGCACGACCGGCTCGCGATGCAGGTGCTGCGCACGCTCGCCGACGTGGTGCTGATCGGCGCCGGCACGGTGCGCGTCGAGGGCTACGGCGGGCTGCAGGTCGGCGAGGCGGATGCCGCGTGGCGGCGCGCGAACGGACTCGCCGCGCAGCCCAGGGTCGCCGTGGTGTCGTCGCGTCTCGACCTCTCGCCCGGGCATCCGTTCTTCGCGGACGCGGTCGAGCGTCCGATCGTGGTGACCCACGCCGCGGCGCCCGCGGATCGGCGCGAGGCGCTCGCCGAGGTCGCCGACGTGCTCGTCGGCGGCGCGGCATCCGTCGACGTGCGCGAGATGGTCGACGCGCTCGCCGAGGCCGGGCTGCCACAGGTGCTGTGCGAGGGCGGACCGCACCTGTTCGGCTCGCTCATCGAGGCCGACCGCGTCGACGAGCTGTGCCTGAGCCTCAGTCCGCTGCTCGTCGCGGGTGCGGCGGGGCGGATCGTGCGCGGCGCGCCAGAGGTCGAGCGGGCGATGCGGCTCGTGCACGCGATCCCGGCGGGGGACCTGCTGCTGCTGCGGTATTCGCGCCGGCGCTGA
- a CDS encoding dihydrofolate reductase family protein translates to MPIVTCDISVSMDGYSAGIDQSLEQPLGDIDEGWLHAWMFDAADENRAEVDAIVDAGAFIMGRNMFGPDRGEWDLDWKGWWGDEPPYHGPVFVLGHREREPVPMEGGTTFHFVTDGIHAALERARAAAGERNVAVAGGASTVNQFLAAGLIDELRVHVSPAVLGAGERLFEGVPRQRFEQVSARGTSLVTHLVYRPVR, encoded by the coding sequence ATGCCCATCGTCACGTGCGACATCTCCGTCTCCATGGACGGCTACTCAGCCGGGATCGACCAGAGCCTCGAGCAGCCGCTCGGCGACATCGACGAGGGCTGGCTGCACGCCTGGATGTTCGACGCGGCCGACGAGAACCGGGCCGAGGTCGACGCCATCGTCGACGCGGGCGCGTTCATCATGGGCCGCAACATGTTCGGACCCGACCGCGGCGAGTGGGACCTCGACTGGAAGGGGTGGTGGGGCGACGAGCCGCCGTACCACGGACCCGTGTTCGTGCTCGGGCATCGGGAGCGCGAGCCGGTCCCCATGGAGGGCGGCACCACGTTCCACTTCGTGACCGATGGCATCCACGCGGCGCTCGAGCGGGCACGCGCGGCGGCGGGCGAGCGCAACGTCGCGGTCGCGGGCGGCGCGTCGACCGTGAACCAGTTCCTCGCCGCCGGCCTCATCGACGAGCTGCGCGTGCACGTCTCGCCGGCCGTCCTCGGCGCCGGCGAGCGCCTCTTCGAGGGCGTCCCGCGGCAGCGGTTCGAGCAGGTGTCGGCACGCGGCACGTCGCTCGTGACGCACCTCGTGTACCGGCCGGTGCGCTGA
- a CDS encoding DNA repair helicase XPB, producing MSDGPLIVQSDRTVLLEVAHPLAEDARHDLAVFAELERAPEHVHTYRITRLGLWNARAAGHDADDMLGTLERYAKFPVPQTVSVDMRETVARYGRLVVDRTDDGALRLHSDDIAVLTEVANAKRIAPLLTERLDDSSFLVEAWARGQLKQELVKLGWPAEDLAGYTPGTPHEIDLDQHDWHLRDYQQKAVDNFFDGGSGVVVLPCGAGKTLVGAGAMATAKTTTLILVTNTVSARQWRDELLKRTSLTAEEIGEYSGQVKEVKPVTIATYQILTAKRKGEYAHLALLDALDWGLVVYDEVHLLPAPVFKLTAELQARRRLGLTATLVREDGREGDVFSLIGPKRFDAPWKEIEAQGFISPAACYEVRIDLPQSERLAYAASADDERYRLAATAPAKLDVVRQLVARHEGERILVIGQYLDQIDELAEALDAPQLTGATPVDERERLFQEFRDGRTPVLVVSKVANFSVDLPEATVAIQVSGSFGSRQEEAQRLGRLLRPKESGLSANFYTLVARDTVDQDFAQNRQRFLAEQGYSYTILDAHAIAA from the coding sequence ATGTCAGACGGCCCCCTCATCGTGCAGAGCGACCGGACCGTGCTCCTCGAGGTCGCGCATCCCCTCGCCGAGGACGCGCGGCACGACCTCGCGGTCTTCGCCGAGCTCGAGCGCGCACCCGAGCACGTGCACACCTACCGCATCACGCGGCTCGGCCTGTGGAACGCGCGGGCGGCGGGGCACGACGCCGACGACATGCTCGGCACGCTCGAGCGGTACGCGAAGTTCCCGGTCCCGCAGACGGTGTCCGTCGACATGCGCGAGACCGTCGCGCGCTACGGCCGGCTCGTCGTCGACCGCACCGACGACGGCGCGCTGCGCCTGCACAGCGACGACATCGCGGTGCTCACCGAGGTGGCCAACGCGAAGCGGATCGCGCCGCTCCTGACCGAGCGCCTCGACGACTCGAGCTTCCTCGTGGAGGCGTGGGCGCGCGGCCAGCTCAAGCAGGAGCTCGTGAAGCTCGGCTGGCCCGCCGAGGACCTCGCCGGCTACACGCCGGGCACGCCGCACGAGATCGACCTCGACCAGCACGACTGGCACCTGCGCGACTACCAGCAGAAGGCCGTCGACAACTTCTTCGACGGCGGTTCGGGCGTGGTCGTGCTGCCGTGCGGCGCGGGCAAGACGCTCGTGGGCGCGGGTGCGATGGCGACCGCCAAGACCACGACCCTCATCCTCGTCACGAACACCGTCTCCGCCCGGCAGTGGCGCGACGAGCTCCTCAAGCGCACGAGCCTCACCGCCGAGGAGATCGGCGAGTACTCGGGGCAGGTGAAGGAGGTGAAGCCCGTCACGATCGCGACGTACCAGATCCTCACCGCCAAGCGGAAGGGCGAGTACGCCCACCTGGCGCTCCTCGACGCGCTCGACTGGGGCCTCGTGGTCTACGACGAGGTGCACCTGCTGCCCGCGCCCGTGTTCAAGCTGACCGCCGAGCTCCAGGCCCGCCGCCGGCTCGGCCTGACCGCGACGCTCGTGCGCGAGGACGGCCGCGAGGGCGACGTGTTCTCGCTCATCGGCCCCAAGCGGTTCGACGCCCCGTGGAAGGAGATCGAGGCGCAGGGCTTCATCTCGCCCGCGGCCTGCTACGAGGTGCGCATCGACCTGCCCCAGTCCGAGCGGCTCGCGTACGCGGCATCCGCCGACGACGAGCGCTACCGGCTCGCCGCCACCGCGCCGGCGAAGCTCGACGTGGTGCGACAGCTCGTCGCGCGGCACGAGGGCGAGCGGATCCTCGTGATCGGCCAGTACCTCGACCAGATCGACGAGCTCGCCGAGGCGCTCGACGCCCCCCAGCTCACCGGTGCGACGCCGGTCGACGAGCGGGAGCGGCTGTTCCAGGAGTTCCGCGACGGCCGTACGCCCGTGCTGGTCGTGTCGAAGGTCGCGAACTTCTCGGTCGACCTCCCTGAGGCGACCGTCGCCATCCAGGTGTCGGGCTCGTTCGGTTCGCGCCAGGAGGAGGCGCAGCGCCTCGGCCGCCTGCTCCGCCCCAAGGAGTCGGGCCTCTCGGCGAACTTCTACACGCTCGTCGCCCGCGACACGGTCGACCAGGACTTCGCGCAGAACCGCCAGCGGTTCCTCGCAGAGCAGGGCTACAGCTACACGATCCTCGACGCGCACGCCATCGCGGCCTGA
- a CDS encoding helicase-associated domain-containing protein, whose product MLELAARLRGLPRPGLASALQAREFDASGVRDLFDLAEVLLAPDSVDHALSRLDRRHLAVLAAASDVADEHGDTTLEAVHGRLQELGATDELADAAPALVDELAALLMVVDSDDHVHVPTAITGRIGVHTPRDIPPADELAAPAPPVLVGVDDVDRSLLERRAAETAYATVAATAELLAELGNQPARELAKGGLALPDSKRLAEVSGVALESLPRLFHRADEAGLVVRDGAFWLESDLGAEWTQQSAARRWRRLAECWRDRVPAPLRELVARRSENLTATDLRDDVHWFYPAGGRWIEDGLDRLVAEAEALGLAVAGEPIEPGRLVLAGDIDRAARTLAAHFPAQVDKVYLQHDLTVVSPGPLEPALDGRLRGFADVEGRDLASTYRINAASVNRGLAAGESAESILEFLGGLSLTGIPQPLEYLVAEASTRFGSVRVAAADEADAPARASIRSDDEQLVRTLAVDQSLTSLGLRQTGPHRLLSRFTPDVVFWALSDAKYPVAAEDANGDIIRLKRHRLAPAPAPPPKTDPIAAMLDRVLATGDEGATEQAWLARQLEAAARAKETLTVTVRMPGGQTADYLLAPASVANGRLRARDRKADIERTLPLSAIAAVSPAPTNV is encoded by the coding sequence ATGCTCGAGCTCGCCGCACGACTCAGGGGGCTGCCGCGACCCGGACTCGCGTCGGCACTGCAGGCGCGCGAGTTCGACGCCTCCGGCGTGCGCGACCTCTTCGACCTCGCCGAGGTGCTGCTCGCACCCGACTCCGTCGACCACGCGCTGAGCCGGCTCGACCGCCGCCACCTCGCCGTGCTCGCCGCGGCATCCGACGTGGCCGACGAGCACGGCGACACCACGCTCGAGGCCGTCCACGGCAGGCTGCAGGAGCTCGGGGCCACCGACGAGCTGGCGGATGCCGCGCCCGCCCTCGTCGATGAGCTCGCCGCGCTCCTGATGGTGGTGGACTCCGACGACCATGTGCACGTGCCCACCGCGATCACGGGCCGCATCGGGGTGCACACGCCGCGCGACATCCCGCCGGCCGACGAGCTCGCCGCCCCCGCTCCGCCCGTGCTCGTCGGCGTCGACGACGTCGACCGCAGCCTGCTCGAGCGACGCGCGGCCGAGACCGCGTACGCGACCGTCGCGGCGACCGCGGAGCTGCTCGCGGAGCTCGGCAACCAGCCCGCCCGCGAGCTCGCGAAGGGCGGCCTCGCGCTGCCCGACTCGAAGCGACTCGCCGAGGTGAGCGGCGTCGCGCTCGAGTCGCTCCCACGGCTGTTCCACCGCGCCGACGAGGCCGGCCTCGTGGTGCGCGACGGCGCCTTCTGGCTCGAGTCCGACCTCGGCGCGGAGTGGACGCAGCAGAGCGCAGCCCGGCGCTGGCGGCGCCTCGCCGAGTGCTGGCGCGACCGCGTGCCGGCGCCGCTGCGCGAACTCGTCGCCCGGCGCAGCGAGAACCTCACGGCCACCGACCTGCGCGACGACGTGCACTGGTTCTACCCGGCGGGCGGCCGCTGGATCGAGGACGGGCTCGACCGGCTCGTCGCCGAGGCCGAGGCGCTGGGGCTCGCGGTGGCGGGCGAGCCCATCGAGCCGGGCCGCCTCGTGCTCGCCGGCGACATCGACCGCGCCGCGCGGACGCTCGCCGCGCACTTCCCGGCGCAGGTCGACAAGGTGTACCTGCAGCACGACCTCACGGTCGTCTCCCCCGGTCCGCTCGAGCCCGCGCTCGACGGCAGGCTGCGCGGGTTCGCGGACGTCGAGGGGCGCGACCTCGCATCGACCTATCGCATCAACGCGGCATCCGTGAACCGCGGCCTGGCCGCCGGCGAGTCGGCCGAGTCGATCCTCGAGTTCCTCGGCGGGCTGTCGCTGACGGGCATCCCGCAGCCGCTCGAGTACCTCGTGGCCGAGGCGTCGACGCGGTTCGGCTCGGTGCGGGTCGCCGCGGCCGACGAGGCGGATGCCCCGGCGCGCGCGTCCATCCGCTCCGACGACGAGCAGCTCGTGCGCACGCTCGCGGTCGACCAGTCGCTCACCTCGCTCGGGCTCCGGCAGACGGGCCCGCACCGCCTGCTCTCGCGGTTCACGCCCGACGTGGTGTTCTGGGCGCTCTCCGACGCGAAGTACCCCGTGGCCGCCGAGGACGCGAACGGCGACATCATCCGTCTGAAGCGCCACCGACTCGCGCCCGCGCCCGCTCCGCCGCCGAAGACCGACCCGATCGCCGCGATGCTCGACCGCGTGCTCGCCACCGGCGACGAGGGCGCGACCGAGCAGGCGTGGCTCGCACGCCAGCTCGAGGCGGCGGCCCGCGCCAAGGAGACGCTCACGGTCACCGTGCGCATGCCCGGCGGCCAGACCGCCGACTACCTGCTGGCGCCCGCGAGCGTCGCGAACGGCCGCCTGCGTGCCCGCGATCGCAAGGCCGACATCGAGCGAACGCTGCCGCTGTCGGCCATCGCCGCGGTGTCGCCGGCGCCCACGAACGTCTGA
- a CDS encoding multidrug ABC transporter ATPase: MSDSGPVTQHRAERILAYMFVAIVGLSILAFIAVMIGTAVGAGANDGFSQGVWPIVLTLPLFGLPIAFLLLIALLIVNGVRRARAGRAGSS; this comes from the coding sequence GTGAGCGATTCCGGTCCCGTGACCCAGCACCGCGCCGAGCGCATCCTCGCGTACATGTTCGTCGCGATCGTGGGGCTCTCGATCCTCGCGTTCATCGCGGTCATGATCGGCACGGCCGTCGGAGCCGGGGCGAACGACGGCTTCAGCCAGGGCGTCTGGCCCATCGTGCTCACGCTCCCGTTGTTCGGGCTGCCCATCGCGTTCCTCCTCCTCATCGCGCTCCTCATCGTCAACGGCGTCCGTCGAGCCCGCGCCGGCCGGGCCGGATCGAGCTGA
- a CDS encoding cold-shock protein — protein sequence MPTGKVKFYDEEKGFGFISSDDGQEVFLHASALPAGATVRSGTRLEFGVAEGKRGAQALSVRVLDAPVSLTKINRKPADDMAIIVEDVVKVLDGIGADLRRGRYPDKSKARTVAAVLRKVADDLDA from the coding sequence ATGCCCACCGGCAAGGTCAAGTTCTACGACGAGGAGAAGGGGTTCGGCTTCATCAGCTCCGATGACGGCCAGGAGGTCTTCCTCCACGCGTCCGCCCTCCCCGCCGGCGCGACCGTGCGCAGCGGCACCCGCCTCGAGTTCGGCGTCGCCGAGGGCAAGCGCGGCGCGCAGGCCCTCTCGGTGCGCGTGCTCGACGCGCCGGTGAGCCTCACCAAGATCAACCGCAAGCCAGCCGACGACATGGCGATCATCGTCGAGGACGTCGTGAAGGTGCTCGACGGCATCGGCGCCGACCTGCGCCGCGGCCGCTACCCCGACAAGTCCAAGGCGCGCACGGTCGCAGCGGTGCTGCGCAAGGTGGCAGACGATCTGGATGCCTGA
- a CDS encoding DUF3027 domain-containing protein codes for MPEPTEQTEAPAEAVEASEATDAADAAESTDAAGAAESDAAARAVPAPVFEPDAVLLDAVDLARRALLEVTAPETVGSVVGHLVEDEHVLTLLFAADLAGYPGWRWSVTIARVDDAEPTVLETELMPGDAALLAPEWIPWSERLAEYRAAQEAAAAAAAEAAGEDDGEPEGESDEDEDEDGVDESDLDDESDDDDEDDDDDEDDEDDLDDDEDEDDESDLDDDVELDAAFGHDDGHDEFDGIDIDALDDSADADESEDQPADPAS; via the coding sequence ATGCCTGAGCCGACCGAGCAGACCGAGGCGCCGGCCGAGGCGGTCGAGGCATCCGAGGCGACGGATGCCGCGGACGCGGCCGAGTCGACGGATGCCGCGGGCGCGGCCGAGTCGGATGCCGCGGCACGGGCCGTGCCGGCCCCGGTGTTCGAGCCCGACGCGGTGCTCCTCGACGCGGTCGACCTCGCTCGGCGCGCGCTCCTCGAGGTGACCGCGCCCGAGACGGTCGGATCGGTCGTCGGCCACCTCGTCGAGGACGAGCACGTGCTCACGCTGCTCTTCGCCGCCGACCTCGCCGGCTACCCCGGCTGGCGCTGGAGCGTCACGATCGCCCGGGTGGACGACGCCGAGCCGACCGTGCTCGAGACCGAGCTCATGCCCGGCGACGCCGCACTGCTCGCGCCCGAGTGGATCCCGTGGTCGGAGCGCCTCGCCGAGTACCGCGCGGCCCAGGAGGCGGCCGCCGCAGCCGCTGCTGAGGCAGCGGGCGAGGACGACGGGGAGCCCGAGGGCGAGTCCGACGAGGACGAGGACGAGGACGGGGTCGACGAGTCCGACCTCGACGACGAGTCCGATGACGACGACGAGGACGACGACGACGACGAGGACGACGAGGACGACCTCGACGACGACGAGGACGAGGACGACGAGTCCGACCTCGACGACGACGTCGAGCTCGACGCCGCGTTCGGACACGACGACGGGCACGACGAGTTCGACGGGATCGACATCGACGCGCTCGACGACTCGGCCGACGCGGACGAGTCCGAGGATCAGCCGGCCGACCCGGCCTCCTGA
- a CDS encoding DUF2530 domain-containing protein produces MRLWLSESERRPDPAPARADARKAVLVGTVAWLVALVASLVFRAQLEAAGLGWLLWAAVTGLALGVIGLVVVQLIRRRAARQEAGSAG; encoded by the coding sequence GTGCGCCTCTGGCTGAGCGAGTCGGAGCGACGTCCCGATCCGGCGCCGGCACGGGCCGACGCCCGCAAGGCGGTGCTCGTCGGCACCGTCGCGTGGCTCGTCGCGCTCGTCGCGTCGCTCGTCTTCCGAGCCCAGCTCGAGGCCGCCGGGCTCGGCTGGCTGCTGTGGGCGGCCGTCACCGGGCTCGCCCTCGGCGTGATCGGGCTCGTCGTGGTGCAGCTGATCCGCCGACGCGCCGCGCGTCAGGAGGCCGGGTCGGCCGGCTGA
- the serC gene encoding phosphoserine transaminase, which yields MPSLVIPSDLLPADGRFGCGPSKVRPEQLAHLAAEGPRLLGTSHRQAPVKGLVGRVRTGIADLFSLPDGYEVVLGNGGSTAFWDAAASGLIDRRAQLCSFGEFGAKFAAAAGAPWLEAPDVRKADAGTRSDPEPVEGVDVYAWPHNETSTGVMAPVRRVAGDPGALTVVDATSAAGGVAVDPAEFDVYYFAPQKNFASDGGLWFALFSPAAIERVERLAASDRYIPEFLSLKNAIDNSRLNQTLNTPALATLLLLESQLDWMNGSGGLAWADARTRESSSVLYDWAGRTPVATPFVTDAADRSQVVVTIDFDESTDAARIASILRENGVVDTEPYRKLGRNQLRVATFTAIEPDDVRALTASIDYVLERMD from the coding sequence ATGCCGAGCCTCGTCATCCCCAGCGACCTCCTGCCCGCCGACGGACGATTCGGCTGCGGGCCCTCGAAGGTCCGCCCCGAGCAGCTCGCGCACCTCGCGGCCGAGGGTCCCCGCCTCCTCGGCACGTCGCACCGCCAGGCTCCCGTGAAGGGCCTCGTCGGCCGCGTCCGCACCGGCATCGCCGACCTCTTCTCGCTGCCCGATGGCTACGAGGTCGTGCTCGGAAACGGCGGGTCCACCGCCTTCTGGGACGCCGCGGCATCCGGGCTCATCGACCGCCGGGCGCAGCTCTGCTCGTTCGGCGAGTTCGGCGCGAAGTTCGCCGCGGCCGCGGGTGCGCCGTGGCTCGAGGCGCCCGACGTGCGCAAGGCGGACGCGGGCACGCGGTCGGACCCCGAGCCCGTCGAGGGCGTCGACGTCTACGCGTGGCCGCACAACGAGACCTCCACGGGCGTCATGGCGCCCGTGCGCCGGGTCGCCGGCGACCCGGGCGCGCTCACGGTCGTCGACGCGACGAGCGCCGCGGGCGGCGTCGCGGTCGACCCCGCCGAGTTCGACGTCTACTACTTCGCGCCGCAGAAGAACTTCGCCTCCGACGGCGGCCTGTGGTTCGCCCTGTTCTCCCCCGCCGCGATCGAGCGCGTCGAGCGCCTCGCCGCGAGCGACCGCTACATCCCCGAGTTCCTCTCCCTGAAGAACGCGATCGACAACTCGCGGCTGAACCAGACGCTGAACACGCCGGCGCTCGCGACCCTGCTCCTGCTCGAGAGCCAGCTCGACTGGATGAACGGGTCGGGCGGCCTCGCCTGGGCCGACGCCCGCACGCGCGAGTCGTCGTCGGTGCTCTACGACTGGGCGGGGCGCACGCCGGTCGCGACGCCCTTCGTCACGGATGCCGCGGACCGCTCGCAGGTCGTCGTCACCATCGACTTCGACGAGTCGACGGATGCCGCGCGCATCGCGTCGATCCTCAGGGAGAACGGCGTCGTCGACACCGAGCCCTACCGCAAGCTCGGCCGCAACCAGCTGCGCGTCGCGACCTTCACGGCGATCGAGCCCGACGACGTGCGCGCGCTCACCGCATCGATCGACTACGTGCTCGAGCGGATGGACTGA
- a CDS encoding metal-dependent transcriptional regulator yields the protein MTDLIDTTEMYLRTILDLEEENIVPLRARISERLGHSGPTVSQTVARMERDGLVVVSGDRHLELTPAGRSKAVHVMRKHRLAERLLADVIGLDWEYVHDEACRWEHVMSEQVERRLIELLGQPRESPYGNPIPGLEELGVPAADPFMSGVVRVLDAVTASDEPVRGVVRRLGEPVQFDPELLSQLKQAGIVPGAKAVFSSAGPYVLVEVDGVDGGLELPSEVAGHIFVAE from the coding sequence GTGACCGATCTCATCGACACGACGGAGATGTACCTCCGCACGATCCTCGACCTCGAGGAGGAGAACATCGTGCCGCTGCGCGCCCGGATCTCCGAGCGCCTCGGCCACTCCGGCCCCACCGTGTCGCAGACGGTCGCGCGCATGGAGCGCGACGGCCTCGTGGTCGTCTCGGGCGACCGCCACCTCGAGCTCACGCCCGCCGGCCGCAGCAAGGCCGTGCACGTCATGCGCAAGCATCGCCTCGCCGAGCGGCTCCTCGCCGACGTCATCGGCCTCGACTGGGAATACGTCCACGACGAGGCATGCCGCTGGGAGCACGTGATGAGCGAGCAGGTCGAGCGCCGGCTCATCGAGCTGCTCGGCCAGCCGCGCGAGTCGCCGTACGGCAACCCCATCCCGGGGCTGGAGGAGCTCGGCGTCCCCGCGGCCGATCCGTTCATGTCGGGCGTCGTCCGCGTGCTCGACGCGGTGACGGCGAGCGACGAGCCCGTGCGGGGCGTCGTCCGCCGCCTCGGGGAGCCCGTGCAGTTCGACCCCGAGCTGCTCTCGCAGCTCAAGCAGGCGGGCATCGTGCCCGGCGCGAAGGCGGTCTTCAGCTCCGCCGGCCCCTACGTCCTGGTCGAGGTCGACGGCGTCGACGGCGGGCTCGAACTGCCGTCCGAAGTCGCCGGCCACATCTTCGTCGCCGAATAA
- a CDS encoding C40 family peptidase, whose amino-acid sequence MTVAAGIVGTLAIPAYAFAPGSQGPQFGTTAETSLTKAQAQSVEVTDDVVAAQASKDTFSVTTGEEIRAAEEAEAARLAAEAEMASYAAAYSGLSADELAANPVYGSADPSSVYAVAQQYLGVPYVYGGATPAGFDCSGLVKYVYAQFGINLPHSSSAQGAAGTQIPESQAVPGDLVVMSGHIGFYAGNGQILHAPYEGTVVRIQPIWTSDYWIVRI is encoded by the coding sequence ATGACCGTCGCCGCCGGCATCGTCGGCACGCTGGCGATCCCGGCCTACGCGTTCGCGCCGGGCTCCCAGGGGCCGCAGTTCGGCACCACCGCCGAGACGTCGCTCACGAAGGCGCAGGCCCAGTCCGTCGAGGTGACCGATGACGTCGTCGCCGCGCAGGCCTCCAAGGACACCTTCTCCGTCACCACCGGCGAGGAGATCCGCGCTGCCGAAGAGGCCGAGGCCGCCCGACTGGCCGCCGAGGCGGAGATGGCCTCCTACGCCGCCGCCTATTCCGGCCTCTCCGCCGACGAGCTCGCCGCGAACCCGGTCTACGGCTCCGCCGACCCGTCGAGCGTCTACGCCGTCGCCCAGCAGTACCTCGGCGTGCCGTACGTCTACGGCGGCGCAACGCCGGCCGGCTTCGACTGCTCGGGCCTCGTCAAGTACGTCTACGCGCAGTTCGGCATCAACCTCCCCCACTCGTCCTCCGCGCAGGGTGCGGCCGGCACGCAGATCCCCGAGTCGCAGGCGGTTCCCGGCGACCTCGTGGTGATGTCCGGGCACATCGGCTTCTACGCGGGCAACGGCCAGATCCTGCACGCGCCCTACGAGGGAACCGTCGTGCGCATCCAGCCGATCTGGACGAGCGACTACTGGATCGTGCGCATCTGA
- a CDS encoding HNH endonuclease: protein MRTLVLNAGYEPLAVVSFKRALLLVMNQKATVLLHEEGNPVYATSGSWERPSVILLTRYVRTPRVHAVPVSRRGVLRRDEHRCAYCGRSAATIDHVLPRSRGGRDTWENLVACCLRCNNTKGDHTPAEMGWQLRFTPGMPQGRSWVVRGFERPLPQWDEYLAIAA, encoded by the coding sequence ATGCGCACACTCGTGCTCAACGCGGGCTATGAGCCCCTCGCCGTCGTCTCGTTCAAGCGCGCCCTGCTCCTGGTCATGAACCAGAAGGCCACCGTGCTCCTCCACGAGGAGGGCAATCCGGTGTACGCGACGAGCGGTTCGTGGGAGCGTCCCAGCGTCATCCTGCTCACTCGCTACGTGCGAACACCCCGGGTGCACGCCGTGCCGGTGAGCCGACGCGGGGTGCTGCGGCGCGACGAGCACCGGTGCGCGTACTGCGGTCGGTCGGCGGCGACGATCGACCACGTGCTGCCGCGTTCGCGCGGCGGCCGGGACACGTGGGAGAACCTCGTCGCCTGCTGCCTCCGCTGCAACAACACCAAGGGCGACCACACGCCGGCCGAGATGGGCTGGCAGCTGCGCTTCACCCCGGGGATGCCGCAGGGTCGCAGCTGGGTGGTGCGCGGGTTCGAGCGGCCGCTTCCGCAGTGGGACGAGTACCTCGCGATCGCGGCCTGA
- a CDS encoding CHAP domain-containing protein: MHGDENDAPELTRSERRAADRGRARRTAPKQGRRARAARADAAAAAPATRVVVASASRARDVVAASRPARRNGPARVFATVLVIPAIVGTVALPAYAMIPGGGFEASGAFSLTRAQAQNVDVSALASGKPVSSDAYSITTKAEIDAAAAEAERATYGAQLNRSGAYYTPAQQAEGDDYPWWNETPDDYGGGLSPLRYYYRECVDFVAWRLNRDAGVTSAPWKWDWGNLASGSAYAWADEWVRRGWATSSDPIVGSVAWFPYNHVAYVQSVNGDGTVTIEEYNQNSDHSYHVRTIPNGSAIYLYPPV; this comes from the coding sequence TTGCACGGTGACGAGAACGACGCCCCCGAGCTCACCCGCTCCGAGCGCCGAGCGGCCGACCGCGGCCGCGCTCGTCGCACCGCGCCGAAGCAGGGCCGACGTGCTCGAGCGGCACGAGCGGATGCCGCGGCCGCGGCACCCGCGACCCGTGTCGTCGTGGCATCCGCGAGTCGGGCTCGCGACGTCGTCGCCGCATCCCGTCCGGCCCGCCGCAACGGGCCCGCGCGCGTGTTCGCGACCGTGCTCGTGATTCCCGCGATCGTGGGCACCGTGGCGCTGCCCGCCTACGCGATGATCCCCGGCGGCGGGTTCGAGGCATCCGGTGCGTTCAGCCTGACCCGCGCACAGGCGCAGAACGTCGACGTGTCGGCGCTCGCGAGCGGCAAGCCCGTCTCGAGCGACGCCTACTCGATCACCACCAAGGCCGAGATCGACGCCGCCGCCGCCGAGGCCGAGCGCGCGACGTACGGCGCGCAGCTCAACCGCTCGGGGGCGTACTACACGCCGGCCCAGCAGGCCGAGGGCGACGACTATCCCTGGTGGAACGAGACCCCCGACGACTACGGCGGGGGTCTCTCGCCGCTCCGGTACTACTACCGGGAGTGCGTCGACTTCGTGGCGTGGCGCCTCAACCGCGACGCCGGCGTCACGAGCGCGCCGTGGAAGTGGGATTGGGGCAACCTCGCGTCGGGCAGCGCGTACGCCTGGGCCGACGAGTGGGTCCGGCGCGGCTGGGCCACGAGCAGCGACCCGATCGTGGGCTCGGTCGCCTGGTTCCCGTACAACCACGTGGCCTACGTGCAGTCGGTGAACGGCGACGGCACGGTCACGATCGAGGAGTACAACCAGAACAGCGACCACTCCTACCACGTGCGCACCATCCCCAACGGGTCGGCGATCTACCTCTACCCGCCGGTCTGA